From a region of the Georgenia yuyongxinii genome:
- the pdxS gene encoding pyridoxal 5'-phosphate synthase lyase subunit PdxS gives MSENEFAVSEPTPERGTARVKRGMAEMLKGGVIMDVVTAEQAKIAEDAGAVAVMALERVPADIRAQGGVSRMSDPDMIDSIISAVSIPVMAKARIGHFVEAQVLQALGVDYVDESEVLTPADYANHIDKWQFTVPFVCGATNLGEALRRITEGAAMIRSKGEAGTGDVSNATTHMRQIRQQIRRLQNLPEDELYVAAKELQAPYDLVKEVADAGKLPVVLFTAGGIATPADAAMMMQLGAEGVFVGSGIFKSGNPAQRAAAIVKATTFHDDPGVIADVSRGLGEAMVGINVDDIPVPHRLAERGW, from the coding sequence GTGTCAGAGAACGAGTTCGCCGTATCAGAGCCCACCCCCGAGCGAGGCACCGCCCGGGTCAAGCGGGGGATGGCCGAGATGCTCAAGGGCGGCGTCATCATGGACGTCGTCACCGCGGAGCAGGCCAAGATCGCCGAGGACGCCGGCGCCGTCGCCGTCATGGCCCTCGAGCGGGTGCCTGCGGACATCCGCGCGCAGGGCGGCGTCTCGCGCATGAGCGACCCCGACATGATCGACAGCATCATCAGCGCCGTCTCCATCCCCGTCATGGCCAAGGCCCGCATCGGGCACTTCGTCGAGGCCCAGGTGCTGCAGGCACTCGGCGTGGACTACGTCGACGAGTCCGAGGTGCTCACCCCGGCCGACTACGCCAACCACATCGACAAGTGGCAGTTCACCGTCCCCTTCGTGTGCGGGGCCACCAACCTCGGTGAGGCGCTGCGCCGCATCACCGAGGGCGCGGCGATGATCCGCTCCAAGGGCGAGGCCGGCACCGGCGACGTCTCCAACGCCACCACCCACATGCGTCAGATCCGCCAGCAGATCCGCCGCCTGCAGAACCTGCCCGAGGACGAGCTCTACGTGGCCGCCAAGGAGCTCCAGGCGCCGTACGACCTCGTCAAGGAGGTCGCCGACGCGGGCAAGCTCCCGGTGGTGCTGTTCACCGCCGGCGGGATCGCCACCCCCGCGGACGCCGCGATGATGATGCAGCTCGGCGCCGAGGGCGTGTTCGTCGGCTCCGGCATCTTCAAGTCGGGCAACCCCGCCCAGCGGGCCGCCGCCATCGTCAAGGCCACGACCTTCCACGACGACCCGGGTGTCATCGCGGACGTCTCCCGCGGCCTCGGCGAGGCCATGGTCGGCATCAACGTCGACGACATCCCCGTGCCGCACCGGCTCGCCGAGCGCGGCTGGTGA
- the ruvC gene encoding crossover junction endodeoxyribonuclease RuvC, with the protein MRILGVDPGLTRCGLGVVDSTPGRKVVLVAVDVVRTPADQSPHLRLLTVAEALDEWLAEHRPDVVAVERVFAQSNVRSVTGTSQVAGVAMLAAARAHLPLALHTPSEVKAAVTGNGRAEKAQVQEMVRRILGLASLPRPADAADALALAICHAWRGGGAGSAVRASYGGADTLPRSTGLGLTAAQRAWAEAERAARRAGAVAPKR; encoded by the coding sequence GTGCGCATCCTCGGAGTCGACCCCGGCCTGACCAGGTGCGGCCTCGGCGTCGTGGACTCGACCCCCGGCCGCAAGGTCGTCCTCGTCGCGGTCGACGTCGTGCGCACCCCGGCGGACCAGTCCCCACACCTGCGGCTGCTCACCGTCGCCGAGGCGCTCGACGAGTGGCTCGCCGAGCACCGCCCGGACGTGGTCGCCGTCGAACGGGTCTTCGCCCAGTCCAACGTCCGCAGCGTCACCGGCACCTCGCAGGTGGCCGGGGTGGCGATGCTGGCGGCGGCGCGGGCGCACCTGCCGTTGGCCCTGCACACCCCGAGCGAGGTCAAGGCGGCCGTCACGGGCAACGGCCGCGCCGAGAAGGCGCAGGTGCAGGAGATGGTGCGGCGCATCCTCGGCCTGGCGTCGCTGCCCAGGCCCGCGGACGCCGCCGACGCGCTCGCGCTAGCCATCTGCCACGCGTGGCGCGGCGGGGGAGCGGGCAGCGCCGTGCGGGCCAGCTACGGCGGGGCCGACACCCTGCCGCGGTCCACCGGGCTGGGCCTGACCGCGGCGCAGCGGGCCTGGGCCGAGGCCGAGCGCGCGGCGCGCCGGGCCGGGGCTGTCGCACCCAAGAGGTAG
- a CDS encoding PrsW family intramembrane metalloprotease → MTSGPVDPLGTSRGRYVASPGVPPSAVPARAAGGAGLPTQPQWGPVRRRRTATLVVEVIGIALGLAGAVWVLAAVLAVGGTGPTAMAAVLAFLPLVGVLAVVGWVDRWEPEPRWLLAAALAWGAGVSTAIALALNDLFMLKVLATTGSETQAEVLGTVLGAPVVEEVAKGAGVVLIFLVRRRSFDGPVDGIVYSATVAAGFAFTENVLYFVQYQDLITQVFIARAVQGPFAHLTFTACTGIALGLASRSRAPGAWLAYLPLGLAGAVFLHAVWNASAVLAVMDAVYWLFQVPLFVGLIGLVLWLRNDERAVIAGRLGEYARAGWFAPHEVTMLASMRGRRRARAWAAGLGPAAADSMRSFQRAATLLAFTRQRALTGRADRRLRHDEQGLLGEVVRTRSAVTAAATVRR, encoded by the coding sequence ATGACGAGCGGACCGGTCGATCCTCTCGGTACTTCCCGTGGCCGCTATGTCGCCTCACCGGGCGTCCCACCGAGCGCCGTCCCCGCGCGCGCCGCGGGAGGAGCCGGCCTGCCGACACAGCCTCAGTGGGGCCCCGTACGGCGCCGCCGGACAGCGACGCTCGTCGTCGAGGTGATCGGCATCGCCCTCGGGCTCGCGGGCGCCGTCTGGGTGCTCGCGGCTGTCCTGGCCGTCGGCGGCACCGGCCCGACGGCGATGGCCGCGGTGCTCGCGTTCCTCCCGCTCGTCGGGGTGCTGGCCGTCGTGGGCTGGGTGGACCGGTGGGAACCGGAGCCGCGCTGGCTGCTGGCCGCGGCGCTCGCGTGGGGCGCGGGCGTGTCCACCGCCATCGCGCTCGCCCTCAACGACCTGTTCATGCTCAAGGTCCTCGCGACCACCGGCAGCGAGACGCAGGCCGAGGTGCTTGGCACCGTGCTCGGGGCACCCGTGGTGGAGGAGGTGGCCAAGGGTGCCGGCGTCGTGCTGATCTTCCTCGTGCGCCGGCGCAGCTTCGACGGCCCGGTGGACGGGATCGTCTACTCCGCCACCGTCGCCGCTGGCTTCGCGTTCACCGAGAACGTCCTGTACTTCGTGCAGTACCAGGACCTGATCACACAGGTGTTCATCGCCCGCGCCGTCCAGGGGCCGTTCGCCCACCTGACGTTCACGGCCTGCACGGGCATCGCCCTGGGCCTGGCGTCGCGGTCCCGCGCCCCGGGGGCGTGGCTCGCGTATCTTCCGCTCGGGCTGGCCGGCGCGGTCTTCCTGCACGCCGTCTGGAACGCCTCGGCGGTGCTCGCGGTGATGGACGCCGTCTACTGGCTCTTCCAGGTGCCGCTGTTCGTCGGCCTCATCGGCCTGGTCCTGTGGCTGCGCAACGACGAGCGCGCGGTGATCGCGGGCCGGCTCGGGGAGTACGCCCGAGCCGGCTGGTTCGCCCCGCACGAGGTCACGATGCTCGCGTCCATGCGCGGGCGACGCCGCGCCCGGGCGTGGGCGGCCGGCCTGGGGCCCGCGGCGGCCGACTCGATGCGGTCCTTCCAGCGGGCGGCGACGTTGCTCGCCTTCACCCGGCAGCGGGCGTTGACCGGGCGCGCGGACCGCCGCCTGCGGCACGACGAGCAGGGCCTCCTCGGTGAGGTCGTGCGCACCCGCTCCGCGGTCACCGCGGCGGCGACGGTGCGGCGATAG
- the ruvB gene encoding Holliday junction branch migration DNA helicase RuvB — MADDRPVVDAGADDIERAAEAALRPRRLDDFVGQEVVRDQLSLLLDAANARQTPPDHVLLSGPPGLGKTTLAMIIAAEVDGALRMTSGPAIQHAGDLAAILSSLQERDVLFIDEIHRLARPAEEMLYLAMEDYRVDVIVGKGPGATSIPLALPPFTVVGATTRAGLLPAPLRDRFGFTGHLEFYTAAELERVLRRSAGLLGAELHDDAAVELASRSRGTPRIANRLLRRVQDFAQVRGTGVLNLAAAHGALDVFEVDQLGLDRLDRSVLQALCQRFGGGPVGLTTLAVTVGEEPETVETVAEPFLVREGLIVRTPRGRMATPEAYAHLGLRPPAEGMLFS; from the coding sequence GTGGCTGACGACCGCCCAGTGGTCGACGCCGGCGCCGATGACATCGAGCGCGCCGCCGAGGCGGCGCTGCGGCCGCGCCGTCTTGACGACTTCGTGGGACAGGAGGTGGTCCGTGACCAGCTCTCCCTCCTGCTCGACGCCGCCAACGCCCGCCAGACCCCGCCCGACCACGTGCTGCTCTCCGGTCCGCCCGGCCTGGGCAAGACCACCCTGGCGATGATCATCGCCGCCGAGGTCGACGGCGCGCTGCGCATGACCTCCGGCCCGGCGATCCAGCACGCCGGGGACCTCGCGGCCATCCTGTCCTCCCTCCAGGAGCGGGACGTGCTGTTCATTGACGAGATCCACCGGCTGGCCCGTCCGGCGGAGGAGATGCTCTACCTCGCGATGGAGGACTACCGGGTCGACGTGATCGTCGGCAAGGGGCCCGGCGCGACGTCGATCCCGCTCGCGCTGCCGCCCTTCACCGTGGTCGGCGCGACCACCCGCGCCGGCCTGCTGCCCGCCCCGCTACGCGACCGGTTCGGGTTCACCGGGCACCTGGAGTTCTACACCGCGGCCGAGCTCGAGCGGGTGCTGCGCCGCAGCGCCGGCCTCCTCGGCGCCGAGCTGCACGACGACGCAGCCGTCGAGCTGGCGTCCCGCTCGCGCGGCACGCCGCGCATCGCCAACCGGCTGCTGCGCCGGGTGCAGGACTTCGCCCAGGTGCGCGGCACCGGGGTGCTCAACCTGGCCGCCGCGCACGGCGCGCTCGACGTCTTCGAGGTGGACCAGCTCGGCCTGGACCGGCTCGACCGCTCCGTGCTGCAGGCGTTGTGCCAGCGCTTCGGCGGCGGTCCCGTGGGCCTGACCACACTGGCGGTCACCGTCGGGGAGGAGCCGGAGACGGTCGAGACGGTCGCCGAGCCCTTCCTCGTGCGGGAGGGCCTCATCGTCCGCACGCCCCGCGGACGCATGGCCACGCCCGAGGCGTACGCGCACCTGGGGCTGCGCCCACCGGCCGAGGGAATGCTCTTCTCGTGA
- the pgsA gene encoding phosphatidylinositol phosphate synthase, with translation MLSRNGRGFAAVVFGPAARVLVRLGVSPDVVTVSGTAAVTAAALTLLPADHLAVGALVLGALVVADNLDGQMARMSNRVSRWGAFLDSTMDRIADAAIFSGVLLWALRHLDGALGAWTVGLALACLVLGGVVPYAKARAEGLGMTANVGLAERADRLVVVLVATLLVGLGLPAAVLTAALALLAVASAVTVVQRMRTVYVQARGDSVALAGDGDELGGDGGTPAERPAPDGAARPAPDGAASTNGPAGGAAS, from the coding sequence GTGCTCAGCAGGAACGGTCGCGGCTTCGCCGCAGTGGTGTTCGGGCCGGCTGCCCGCGTGCTGGTACGCCTCGGGGTCAGCCCCGACGTCGTCACGGTCAGCGGCACCGCCGCGGTCACGGCCGCCGCGCTTACCTTGCTGCCCGCCGACCACCTCGCCGTCGGCGCCCTCGTGCTCGGCGCGCTCGTCGTGGCCGACAACCTCGACGGGCAGATGGCGCGGATGAGCAACCGTGTCTCGCGGTGGGGCGCCTTCCTCGACTCCACGATGGACCGCATCGCCGACGCCGCGATCTTCTCCGGGGTGCTGCTGTGGGCGCTGCGCCACCTCGACGGTGCCCTCGGGGCGTGGACCGTCGGCCTGGCGCTCGCCTGCCTCGTGCTCGGCGGCGTGGTGCCCTACGCCAAGGCCCGCGCTGAGGGCCTGGGCATGACCGCCAACGTCGGCCTCGCCGAGCGCGCCGACCGGCTGGTGGTGGTCCTGGTGGCCACGCTCCTCGTCGGCCTCGGCCTGCCCGCCGCCGTCCTCACCGCCGCGCTGGCCCTGCTCGCCGTGGCCAGCGCCGTCACCGTCGTCCAGCGCATGCGCACCGTGTACGTGCAGGCCCGCGGCGACAGCGTCGCCCTGGCGGGCGACGGCGACGAGCTGGGCGGTGACGGCGGTACGCCGGCCGAGCGGCCTGCGCCCGACGGTGCCGCGCGGCCGGCGCCCGACGGTGCCGCCAGCACGAACGGCCCGGCCGGAGGTGCGGCGTCGTGA
- the yajC gene encoding preprotein translocase subunit YajC: protein MEIFIFLALMIAMMWFVTSRGKKQQAAARDKLADQMVPGASVMTIGGFFGKVVDIDGDVVTLESPAGDETIWLRSAIKEVKEPPFAPIEDADDDSVVVPDDASALTAGDATDPVTSAHAGPVEERPVAQSDEVRPAGDDETEPGAAPRA from the coding sequence ATGGAAATCTTCATCTTCCTTGCCCTCATGATCGCCATGATGTGGTTCGTCACGAGCCGCGGGAAGAAGCAGCAGGCCGCTGCGCGCGACAAGCTCGCCGACCAGATGGTGCCTGGCGCCTCGGTCATGACGATCGGCGGGTTCTTCGGCAAGGTCGTCGACATCGACGGCGACGTCGTGACCCTTGAGAGCCCTGCCGGCGACGAGACCATCTGGCTGCGGAGCGCCATCAAGGAGGTCAAGGAGCCCCCGTTCGCACCGATCGAGGACGCCGACGACGACTCCGTCGTCGTGCCCGACGACGCCTCCGCGCTGACCGCCGGTGACGCCACCGACCCGGTCACGTCGGCTCACGCCGGCCCGGTCGAGGAGCGCCCGGTCGCGCAGTCGGACGAGGTCCGGCCCGCCGGCGACGACGAGACGGAGCCGGGCGCCGCCCCGCGCGCCTGA
- the pdxT gene encoding pyridoxal 5'-phosphate synthase glutaminase subunit PdxT translates to MTSQFPQPLIGVLALQGDVREHVAALTASGARVITVRRPAELAAVDGLVLPGGESTTIEKLLRAFDLYEPMRTRIAEGLPVYGSCAGMILLADRVQGATADQTTLGGIDMTVRRNAFGRQVDSFEEDLLAPALGAGPDDAPLRAVFIRAPWVEDVGDGVEVLARATGRADAPTGKIVAVRHGMLLATSFHPEIGGETRVHRLFVEMVRDAAVPRTLATS, encoded by the coding sequence GTGACGAGCCAGTTCCCCCAACCGCTCATCGGCGTCCTCGCCCTCCAGGGCGACGTCCGGGAGCATGTCGCCGCCCTCACCGCGAGCGGCGCGCGGGTCATCACCGTCCGCCGCCCGGCCGAGCTGGCCGCCGTCGACGGGCTGGTCCTGCCGGGTGGGGAGTCGACCACCATCGAGAAGCTGCTGCGCGCCTTTGACCTCTACGAGCCGATGCGCACCCGGATCGCCGAGGGCCTGCCGGTGTACGGCTCGTGCGCGGGCATGATCCTGCTGGCCGACCGCGTCCAGGGCGCGACCGCGGACCAGACCACCCTCGGCGGCATCGACATGACCGTGCGCCGCAACGCGTTCGGCCGGCAGGTCGACTCCTTCGAGGAGGATCTGCTCGCCCCCGCGCTGGGCGCCGGGCCCGACGACGCACCGCTTCGTGCCGTGTTCATCCGGGCGCCCTGGGTGGAGGACGTGGGCGACGGCGTGGAGGTGCTCGCCCGGGCCACGGGCCGGGCCGACGCGCCCACGGGTAAGATCGTGGCAGTTCGGCACGGCATGCTGCTCGCCACGTCCTTCCACCCGGAGATCGGGGGCGAGACCCGAGTGCACCGTCTGTTCGTGGAGATGGTCCGGGACGCCGCCGTGCCGCGCACGCTAGCGACGAGCTGA
- the ruvA gene encoding Holliday junction branch migration protein RuvA: MIASVTGEVEAVGLDHAVVRVGGVGMLVHATPTTLAGLVLGREARLATSLVVREDSLTLYGFADDDERAVFETMQTVSGVGPRLALAMLAVHTPDALRRAVAGEDLAALQRVPGIGKKGAQRIVLEIGDKLGAPTGGPGESPAPAGPVVAPEVVAALVQLGWSEKVAVDAVETVTAGDGAADVPAVLRAALQHLGGHRRG, translated from the coding sequence ATGATCGCGTCAGTCACCGGTGAGGTCGAGGCCGTCGGCCTGGACCATGCCGTCGTCCGCGTCGGCGGGGTCGGCATGCTCGTGCACGCCACCCCCACCACCCTGGCCGGTCTGGTCCTGGGCCGCGAAGCCCGCCTGGCCACGTCCCTGGTGGTCCGCGAGGACTCGCTGACCCTCTACGGCTTCGCCGACGACGACGAGCGCGCGGTCTTCGAGACCATGCAGACGGTCTCCGGAGTGGGCCCCCGCCTGGCGCTGGCCATGCTCGCCGTCCACACTCCCGACGCGCTGCGCCGTGCCGTCGCCGGTGAGGACCTCGCCGCCCTGCAGCGGGTGCCCGGCATCGGCAAGAAGGGGGCCCAGCGCATCGTCCTCGAGATCGGCGACAAGCTCGGCGCCCCCACCGGCGGCCCGGGGGAGAGCCCCGCGCCGGCCGGTCCCGTCGTGGCCCCCGAGGTGGTCGCCGCCCTGGTCCAGCTCGGCTGGAGCGAGAAGGTGGCCGTGGACGCCGTCGAGACCGTGACCGCCGGCGACGGCGCGGCCGACGTCCCGGCCGTGCTCCGCGCGGCGCTGCAGCACCTCGGCGGGCACCGCCGTGGCTGA
- a CDS encoding phosphatidylinositol mannoside acyltransferase, whose translation MTVDVVRVFRLAQLGAERLPEPVVRAVFSAVADLAWLTRGGGVRQLERNLARIRPDLSPRDLRRVSRQNMRGYMRYYREAFQLPRLTSAQIAARVRPLGLGPLRAEFAAGRSVCAALAHTGNWDLAGAWATKELAPVVTVAEHLEPEELFQGFLDFRTGLGMTIIPFEQDGSVFRELLRHASTSASILPLLADRDLSRGGVEVDLAGHRARVAPGPAALSRASRQALHPAMIRHERLRGARRRAAGSPWGIVIEFGPRLDVPGEKAAVAELTERWVDWVGAELRRYPEAWHMLQKVFVDDLDADRLARAGAHGTGERSAVEADGAATATEAGAPPAGHAPAPEARR comes from the coding sequence GTGACGGTCGACGTGGTGCGTGTGTTCCGGCTCGCCCAGCTCGGCGCCGAGCGGCTCCCCGAGCCGGTGGTGCGGGCGGTGTTCTCCGCCGTCGCCGACCTCGCCTGGCTCACCCGCGGAGGCGGCGTGCGCCAGCTCGAGCGCAACCTGGCCCGCATCCGTCCCGACCTGTCCCCGCGCGACCTGCGCCGGGTCTCCCGGCAGAACATGCGCGGCTACATGAGGTACTACCGCGAGGCGTTCCAGCTGCCCCGCCTGACCTCCGCCCAGATCGCCGCCCGGGTGCGGCCCCTGGGGCTGGGGCCCCTGCGAGCGGAGTTCGCCGCCGGCCGGTCCGTCTGCGCCGCGCTCGCTCATACGGGGAACTGGGACCTGGCCGGGGCCTGGGCGACCAAGGAGCTGGCGCCCGTCGTCACCGTGGCCGAGCACCTCGAGCCCGAGGAGCTCTTCCAGGGGTTCCTGGACTTCCGGACCGGGCTCGGGATGACGATCATCCCGTTCGAGCAGGACGGCTCGGTGTTCCGGGAGCTGCTTCGCCACGCGTCTACGAGCGCCAGCATCCTGCCGCTCCTGGCCGACCGGGACCTCTCCCGCGGCGGTGTCGAGGTGGACCTGGCCGGCCACCGCGCCCGGGTGGCGCCTGGGCCGGCCGCGCTCAGCCGGGCATCCCGACAGGCCCTGCACCCGGCGATGATCCGGCACGAGCGCCTGCGCGGCGCACGGCGCCGCGCCGCCGGCAGCCCGTGGGGCATCGTCATCGAGTTCGGCCCGCGGCTGGACGTCCCTGGCGAGAAGGCCGCCGTCGCCGAGCTCACCGAGCGATGGGTCGACTGGGTGGGCGCCGAGCTGCGCCGCTATCCCGAGGCGTGGCACATGCTCCAGAAGGTCTTCGTCGACGACCTGGACGCGGACCGGCTCGCCCGCGCGGGCGCCCACGGGACGGGGGAGCGTTCGGCGGTAGAGGCCGACGGCGCGGCCACCGCGACCGAGGCCGGTGCCCCGCCCGCCGGGCACGCTCCCGCGCCCGAGGCGCGCCGCTGA
- a CDS encoding glycosyltransferase family 4 protein translates to MRVGIVCPYSFDAPGGVQFHVRDLAEELIRRGHTVSVLAPAEDATPVPDYVVSTGRTVAIPYNGSVARLNFGPVVAGRVRRWVEQGEFDLLHIHEPMIPSLSMLALWVADGPVVATFHTSMERSRGLQAISPVVIPMLEKITGRIAVSEEARRTLVQHLGGDAVVVPNGVYVDRFADAPQNREWEGTDERPTVAFLGRLDEPRKGLPILAAAVEPVLREIPGARFLVAGRGEAVQDRELLAPFGDAVSFVGGISDAEKASLFASVDAYVAPQTGGESFGIVLVEAMSAGSLVVASDIPAFQAVLDGGTLGRLFHRGDPASLARVLTDVLGQRAAGTPMRERASTAVRRYDWSTVTSQVLAVYDMVLSTAHARVSEDPRSLTVFGRLRAATQAVTGGEGSGTWA, encoded by the coding sequence ATGCGGGTCGGGATCGTCTGCCCGTACTCCTTCGACGCACCGGGCGGCGTGCAGTTTCACGTGCGCGACCTCGCCGAGGAGCTCATCCGGCGCGGCCACACCGTCTCCGTTCTCGCCCCCGCGGAGGACGCCACGCCCGTCCCCGACTACGTGGTCTCCACCGGCCGGACGGTGGCGATCCCGTACAACGGCTCGGTCGCGAGGCTCAACTTCGGCCCGGTCGTGGCCGGGCGGGTCCGGCGCTGGGTGGAGCAGGGCGAGTTCGACCTGCTGCACATCCACGAGCCGATGATCCCCTCGCTGAGCATGCTCGCGCTGTGGGTGGCCGACGGCCCGGTCGTCGCCACCTTCCACACCTCGATGGAGCGCTCCCGCGGTCTGCAGGCGATCTCGCCGGTCGTCATCCCGATGCTCGAGAAGATCACCGGCCGCATCGCCGTGTCCGAGGAGGCGCGCCGCACTCTCGTGCAGCACCTGGGTGGGGACGCCGTCGTCGTCCCCAACGGCGTGTACGTGGACCGCTTCGCCGACGCCCCGCAGAACCGGGAGTGGGAGGGCACCGACGAGCGCCCGACCGTGGCATTCCTCGGCCGACTGGACGAGCCCCGGAAGGGCCTGCCCATCCTCGCTGCCGCCGTCGAGCCCGTCCTGCGGGAGATCCCCGGCGCCCGCTTCCTCGTCGCCGGGCGCGGTGAGGCCGTGCAGGACCGTGAGCTGCTGGCGCCGTTCGGCGACGCCGTCAGCTTCGTCGGCGGCATCAGCGACGCCGAGAAGGCGAGCCTCTTCGCCTCCGTCGACGCGTACGTGGCGCCGCAGACCGGCGGGGAGAGCTTCGGCATCGTGCTCGTCGAGGCCATGAGCGCCGGGTCCTTGGTCGTCGCCTCGGACATCCCCGCCTTCCAGGCCGTGCTCGACGGCGGCACCCTCGGCCGGCTCTTCCACCGTGGAGATCCCGCAAGCCTGGCCCGCGTCCTGACGGACGTGCTCGGGCAGCGAGCGGCCGGCACGCCGATGCGTGAGCGAGCCTCCACCGCTGTGCGCCGTTACGACTGGTCCACCGTGACCAGCCAGGTGCTTGCCGTCTACGACATGGTGCTGTCCACCGCCCACGCCCGCGTGAGCGAGGATCCGCGTTCGCTGACCGTCTTCGGCCGGTTGCGCGCCGCGACGCAGGCCGTCACCGGCGGCGAGGGGAGCGGCACGTGGGCATGA
- a CDS encoding HIT family protein, which produces MNVPAAEPAGSLAGVPDAFQRLWTPHRMAYIDGADRPDDDGETTCPFCRTPGREDADGLVVHRGETAYVVLNLYPYNPGHLLVCPYRHVAGYVDLSDAERDEVGALTAAAMRVLTEVSAPHGFNLGMNQGAVAGAGIAAHLHQHVVPRWGGDANFFPIVAGTKALPQVLGETRELLADGWRRLAGAAQDDTVVR; this is translated from the coding sequence GTGAACGTGCCCGCCGCAGAACCGGCCGGCTCGCTGGCCGGCGTGCCCGACGCCTTCCAGCGGCTGTGGACCCCGCACCGGATGGCCTACATCGACGGCGCGGACCGCCCCGACGACGACGGCGAGACCACCTGCCCGTTCTGCCGCACCCCCGGGCGGGAGGACGCCGACGGCCTGGTCGTCCACCGCGGGGAGACGGCGTACGTGGTGCTCAACCTCTACCCGTACAACCCGGGGCACCTCCTCGTCTGCCCGTACCGGCACGTTGCCGGCTACGTGGACCTCAGCGACGCCGAGCGGGATGAGGTGGGCGCGCTCACCGCGGCCGCGATGCGGGTGCTGACCGAGGTCTCTGCCCCGCACGGGTTCAACCTCGGCATGAACCAGGGCGCCGTTGCCGGGGCCGGGATCGCCGCGCACCTGCACCAGCACGTGGTGCCGCGCTGGGGCGGGGACGCGAACTTCTTCCCGATCGTCGCGGGGACCAAGGCGCTGCCGCAGGTGCTGGGCGAGACCCGCGAGCTCCTCGCCGACGGATGGCGGCGCCTGGCTGGCGCCGCCCAGGACGACACGGTGGTGCGGTAG
- a CDS encoding NUDIX hydrolase, whose protein sequence is MSEPLTYGLGPEWTPGPDGVPFRRAARVILVDEHDRLLLVRGHDAGEVTRSWWFTVGGGVDASEDVRDGAAREVFEETGLVVGPADLVGPVLTRSAVFDFARVTCRQDEQFFLARVSSADAVSDDGWTELERDVLDEMRWWHLDELAAAVAAGAVVYPAPLPALVRGLLCGWDGSTPHLDESSV, encoded by the coding sequence ATGAGCGAGCCGCTCACCTACGGACTGGGCCCCGAGTGGACGCCCGGCCCCGACGGCGTGCCGTTCCGGCGCGCCGCCCGGGTGATCCTTGTGGATGAGCACGACCGGCTGCTCCTCGTCCGCGGCCACGACGCCGGTGAGGTCACCCGCTCGTGGTGGTTCACCGTGGGCGGCGGCGTGGACGCCTCGGAAGACGTGCGCGACGGCGCCGCGCGGGAGGTCTTCGAGGAGACCGGCCTGGTGGTCGGCCCGGCCGACCTGGTCGGGCCGGTGCTGACCCGCAGCGCCGTCTTCGACTTCGCCCGCGTCACCTGCCGGCAGGACGAGCAGTTCTTCCTCGCCCGCGTCTCCTCCGCCGACGCCGTCTCCGACGACGGGTGGACCGAGCTCGAGCGGGACGTCCTGGACGAGATGCGCTGGTGGCATCTCGACGAGCTCGCCGCCGCCGTCGCCGCAGGCGCCGTGGTCTATCCCGCGCCGTTGCCGGCGCTGGTGCGCGGACTGCTCTGCGGCTGGGACGGCAGCACGCCGCACCTGGACGAGTCCTCGGTCTGA
- a CDS encoding YebC/PmpR family DNA-binding transcriptional regulator codes for MAGHSKWATTKHKKAAIDAKRGKLFARLIKNVEVAARTGGGDLAGNPTLFDAVQKAKKASVPADNIDRAVKRGSGLEAGGADYETIMYEGYAPGGVAVLVECLTDNRNRAASDVRVAFTRNGGNLADPGSVSYLFNRRGVVLVPKSDGLSEDDVLAAVLDAGAEEVNDLGESFEVLSEATDVVAVRTALVEAGLDYDSAEAQFVPSMEVEVDVDGARKVLRLIDALEDCDDVQNVFANFDASDEVMAALDEDD; via the coding sequence ATGGCCGGCCATTCCAAGTGGGCAACAACCAAGCACAAGAAGGCGGCGATCGACGCCAAGCGCGGCAAGCTGTTCGCCCGCCTCATCAAGAACGTCGAGGTGGCGGCGCGCACCGGCGGCGGTGACCTGGCCGGCAACCCGACGCTGTTCGACGCCGTCCAGAAGGCGAAGAAGGCCTCCGTGCCCGCCGACAACATCGACCGCGCCGTCAAGCGCGGCTCCGGGCTCGAGGCCGGCGGTGCCGACTACGAGACGATCATGTATGAGGGGTATGCCCCGGGCGGCGTGGCCGTCCTGGTCGAGTGCCTGACCGACAACCGCAACCGCGCCGCCTCGGACGTGCGCGTGGCTTTCACCCGTAACGGCGGCAACCTCGCCGACCCCGGGTCGGTCTCGTACCTGTTCAACCGGCGCGGCGTGGTCCTGGTCCCCAAGAGCGACGGGCTCAGCGAGGACGACGTCCTCGCCGCTGTGCTCGACGCCGGAGCCGAGGAGGTCAACGACCTGGGCGAGTCCTTCGAGGTGCTCTCCGAGGCCACCGACGTGGTCGCCGTGCGCACCGCCCTGGTCGAGGCCGGCCTTGACTACGACTCCGCCGAGGCGCAGTTCGTCCCGTCCATGGAGGTCGAGGTCGACGTCGACGGCGCCCGCAAGGTGCTGCGCCTCATCGACGCGCTGGAGGACTGCGACGACGTGCAGAACGTGTTCGCGAACTTCGACGCCTCCGACGAGGTCATGGCCGCCCTCGACGAGGACGACTGA